AACATCCAAAATTCAGAAGAAATCTAACGCTTCCTTTCTAGCTGGCTAGAGCAGTTACGCCAGGAGTGAATGCTCCCAGGAGTCAGATTCCTGGCCCTAGGTTGCAGGTGCTAATCCGAGCCACCCTCGAATCACGGGTAGGGAGCGCTGGAAACTGCTCCAGGGGCTTGGCCCAGTAAGCAGCATCTTCCGTGCGGTGAATGTGCTCTCCCGGAATCGTGATCCTGGAGCAAGGTCCGCGCAGTGGTTCCCGGAGAACCCGAGACACGCATCGCGCAGAGCATCTGGGGGCACCGCGGCCCTGAGTTTTGAGCTTTGCAATGTCCCGCAGCCTGACTGAGCTGGGTAGGCAACTGCTCTCGCCCCAAACTCACCTGCTTTTTAGAACCACTTCCATCTACCCATGGGTCTCAGCTCCCAAAGGCATCCTCGGAATCCTCCACGGTCCCAAGGTCCACCGTgacaggaaagaaagggagaagggagtggTGGCTGGGAGGAGAGGTCATCACCAGGGTCCCTCCCCGGCTTGGGATGCTCCTAGGGGGAAAGCCCTGCCGGGCTCCTCCGCACTGGGCCGCGGGGGGTCTCCGCGGGGGGTGtccgcggggcggggggggggcgcctcACCGTGGACGACAGGGAGCCGGCGAGGGAAGGACACGCTCAAGGGCTGCATGCAAAAAACTTTCCGTCGTCTGGCGGCCACTCTGCGGGAAAGACCTCCCCGCCTACGGCCCCCGGGTCGTGCCTCTCCCCGGccagccccccggcccccgccccgcacGCCCCGCGCGCCCGGGTCCCTCCGACGCGGGCTCCGGCCGCCGGGCGCAcggggcggcggtggcggcggcgccGCAGCATCTCCGCGCCCGCGCGCGCCGCAGCCTCCGGGCCCCGGCACGCGGCGCTGGCCCGGCGCGCGGCCCCTCCCCCGGCGGGCAGGCGGGCGCGCGGCGAGCTGCGGGCGCCTCTCTGCTGCCTCTGGCGGCCGCGCGCCACCGGCCGAGCCCAGCGGGCCCCGGGCGCCGAGCGCcggctcctcctcctctctctccctcccctcctccgccACCTCCCCGCTCCCTCctcccgtccctccctccctccccctttcagAGCACTCAATGTCGGAACGTTCCGAAGATGACGTCGGAGCGTTCTCGAATCCCGTGTCTCTCGGCTGCTGCTGCCGAAGGAACAGGGAAAAAGCAACAAGAAGGAAGAGCAATGGCGACACTGGATCGCAAAGTGCCCAGTCCGGAGGCGTTTCTGGGCAAACCCTGGTCCTCCTGGATCGACGCCGCCAAATTACACTGCTCCGACAGTAAGAACCCCAccgcctcctcctccttttattATCCTGTAACCTTTCCATTCACCTAGAGCCACTgggaaaaagtgtgtgtgtgagagagagagtggcccCCGGTGTCctccatgcttctccctctctctctaaataaatacacacagagacagaTCATCAATGCACAGAGAGAGGCCCTGCTGCCAGGGctggctgtctgtctgtctgtgcccGGCTCCCCGTGGCAGCCCGCGGGGTGGGCTTTCACAGCCCCACGGTGTATCTGTTTAAAAGGCTACTCTGTTGCTGCTTGCATAGTTTTTTTGGTACCTATCTGGGCCAGGTAGATGGCAATCCGGACTTGGGAGAAAATGTTGCATTGtcaatttttgaaagatttttcatGTACAGTATTTATATTGATCTGTTTGCAAATAAacactctcccccccccccttgaCTTTGGCTTTCCCCCcctttttgatctttttttcctcattttcttttctccttttctttttcatctgcaGATGTAGATTTAGAAGAGGCTGGAAAAGAGGGTGGAAAAAGCAGGGAGGTTATGAGGCTTAATAAAGAAGGTAAGTGAGCTACTGGCATTT
This genomic window from Halichoerus grypus chromosome 12, mHalGry1.hap1.1, whole genome shotgun sequence contains:
- the ATXN7L1 gene encoding ataxin-7-like protein 1 isoform X5; the protein is MTSERSRIPCLSAAAAEGTGKKQQEGRAMATLDRKVPSPEAFLGKPWSSWIDAAKLHCSDNVDLEEAGKEGGKSREVMRLNKEDMHLFGHYPAHDDFYLVVCSACNQAVKPQVFQAHCGRKQDNKTNDAISRNGPKNSQAIEENQV